A single window of Zea mays cultivar B73 chromosome 10, Zm-B73-REFERENCE-NAM-5.0, whole genome shotgun sequence DNA harbors:
- the LOC100277782 gene encoding uncharacterized protein LOC100277782 precursor: MRRRCNQLGLPLALLFAALLGGAQCQSSHGGGGAAANLTVVGTVFCDACSTSSFSKNSYFLPGVRVRLDCMIKVNSNSKEEIKITAEKVTNSDGAYQLDIPAIDGFECAAPGATAGESFCRAAVLDNPSALCGVPAVTTTVGHISLPSQDPSACFYSLNSLYYRPSKPGPAQCGGAAGLSPPAAALNTSLFYCPPWPWPPIPFCTPRPWFPPIPFFTPPPPAFPFPLPPLPFFTPPSPPPPAFPFPLPPLPWTTPPSPPPSPSFPFPHLPPIFTTPSPPPPPPPQFPFPMPPLPHLPPLPHFPPLPSLYSPPPPPPPPPPPPPSFPWTFPPLPFFPPGPGSSGPSPPPLMSGSRKDPTTWSPSNKQP, translated from the exons ATGAGGAGGCGCTGCAACCAGCTGGGGCTGCCTCTCGCGCTCTTGTTTGCCGCTCTTCTTGGCGGCGCGCAATGCCAGAGCTCTCACGGTGGTGGCGGCGCCGCCGCTAACCTCACGGTGGTGGGCACCGTGTTCTGTGACGCCTGCTCCACCAGCTCCTTCTCCAAGAATAGCTACTTCTTGCCAG GTGTCCGAGTCCGGCTGGACTGCATGATCAAAGTGAACTCGAACTCCAAGGAGGAGATCAAGATCACGGCCGAGAAGGTGACCAACAGCGACGGCGCGTACCAGCTGGACATCCCGGCGATCGACGGCTTCGAGTGCGCGGCGCCCGGCGCGACCGCCGGCGAGTCCTTCTGCCGGGCGGCCGTGCTGGACAACCCGTCCGCGCTGTGCGGCGTGCCGGCCGTGACCACCACGGTCGGCCACATCTCTCTGCCGAGCCAGGACCCCAGCGCCTGCTTCTACAGCCTCAACTCGCTCTACTACCGCCCCAGCAAGCCGGGCCCAGCTCAGTGCGGCGGCGCCGCCGGCCTGTCACCGCCTGCGGCGGCGCTGAACACGTCCCTGTTCTACTGCCCGCCGTGGCCGTGGCCGCCCATCCCGTTCTGCACGCCGCGGCCGTGGTTCCCGCCCATACCGTTCTTCACCCCGCCGCCGCCGGCGTTCCCGTTCCCGCTGCCACCGCTGCCGTTCTTCACCCCGCCGTCGCCTCCGCCACCGGCGTTCCCTTTCCCGCTGCCACCACTGCCATGGACGACGCCACCGTCGCCTCCGCCGTCGCCTTCGTTCCCGTTTCCTCATCTGCCGCCGATCTTTACAACACCATCGcctccgccaccgccgccgccacaATTCCCGTTCCCTATGCCACCGCTTCCACACCTGCCTCCTCTCCCGCACTTCCCACCGCTACCGTCACTTTACTCACCGCCAcctcctccacctccaccaccgcctccgccGCCGTCGTTCCCGTGGACGTTTCCGCCGTTACCGTTTTTCCCTCCTGGTCCTGGTTCGTCTGGGCCATCTCCTCCACCGTTGATGAGTGGTTCTCGTAAAGATCCAACCACTTGGTCTCCTTCCAATAAACAACCATGA